The following are from one region of the Harpia harpyja isolate bHarHar1 chromosome 4, bHarHar1 primary haplotype, whole genome shotgun sequence genome:
- the ROBO4 gene encoding roundabout homolog 4 isoform X2: MGRDQDFREEEGRLARAGMAGGWAMALGLGLCLTALRQGGCHPPGAATAPQTTAALRDNFRLQPGDLVATAGQALELDCVPPLGHPEPRVTWKKDGVTLDLAGDRYVVTNGKLRVAPAQRSDSGLYICVAANAAGERESRGARVSVLEKPTIVRRPSDAVAVAGSTVELGCGAQGDPAPRVQWHKERGDLPWGRHEVDREHTLRLYAVTPADAGTYVCTAQSQLGTAAATARLRVEDQLSHRQEAAPWDLLAVRLHLDNGTMLPTAAVRLRWQMLMPAPVPVGYTVLYRCLLPASTSWVQHNAGRELSAIIPALRRGYKYEFKVRPYAGGTQGLDSNSRYLWIPEEVPSAAPQHVTVGQAETGNGTVVVSWEPPPPEAHNGIIRGYKVWSMGEDWQHTTNRTVDEGTRHLETLLPSPGAEFCVQVAAFNGAGLGVPSNATCSVLGLTAGSTGVEWVLRQPAIIAAAGSLLWLAWLALLLLLCQRLKSRDTTPHRRLVAGDLPWLGGPWKPGCAPGNLSSSSSLSNRLLDSDGRDPHPSTLSLEPPSLGPPTPPNHRGQPPPLGETGCCSGGHPGVHTSPSTPNPAPWECIHKRELHQVHSTPVLTGGPGHVPITRSRGEWETDFGLAAGWPQRRGHDGDTNTTVTAGGDRRQPPVFSSPKPQRGSASLASAVTGLPVTPPRPPHAWHPPVTRSLATVCPRDTSLVIRCPKDMSPVTRILRDTSPATRHPRDTSPVTESPRDVSPVTRHPRDMSLLTEHPKDMFLASRHPKDVSAVTRHPRDMSPATQPPRDPSPATRHQRDAILATRHPEDTTLVTRCLRDMSPVTRHPRDPSPVTKHQRDMSPTSRHPRDTSAVTRHPKEKSPATGHCRDKFLATRYHKDMSLVTRHPRDPLPVTRHPRDTFLATRYPKDMSPVTRHPKDTSPATRHPRDTSPLSRHPEDMSPVPGHRKDAFLGSRYPKDVSPAMRHPKDTSSATRPPRDTSPVTRHPEEMSPVTGHQRDMFLGNRYPKDMSLVTRYPKDTFLATRHPRDVSLVTRHPRDMFLATRYPKNMSPATSHPRDRSPVTRPLSPAFSDGVLTPQRVAEDLEMDQDTTCPSPPAPATPRSFSPPHTYGYIYGPPASELGEEEEEEEEEEEEQPATRGSPGGSLLNGWGSVSEDNFASARCSLVSSCDGSFLLDASFARALAMAVDGLCFSLEDTDGAYGGPSPPPSPLEGVFLPAVPIPTWDWGTALEVSWRVGTEVATGILQHGGHRSGSGSPWARVGGEPGTGGTVAWQSPGCRTRQGQSPFSSAKIQLY; encoded by the exons ATGGGGAGGGACCAGGATTttagggaggaagagggaaggctGGCCAGGGCTGGCATGGCGGGCGGCTGGGCGATGGCGCTGGGCTTGGGGCTCTGCCTCACCGCACTGCGCCAGGGAG GCTGCCACCCCCCTGGCGCAGCCACGGCACCCCAAACCACAGCCG CGCTGCGGGACAATTTCCGCCTGCAGCCGGGTGATTTGGTGGCCACAGCGGGGCAAGCATTGGAGCTGGATTGCGTCCCCCCCTTGGGGCACCCCGAACCCCGTGTCACCTGGAAGAAGGACGGGGTGACCTTGGACTTGGCGGGTGACAGGTATGTGGTCACCAACGGGAAGTTGCGGGTGGCACCGGCCCAACGGAGCGACTCCGGGCTCTACATCTGCGTGGCGGCCAACGCGGCGGGCGAGAGGGAGAGCCGGGGCGCCCGTGTCTCCGTCTTAG AGAAGCCAACCATCGTGCGGCGCCCAAGTGACGCCGTAGCGGTGGCCGGCAGCACCGTGGAGCTGGGCTGCGGCGCCCAAGGTGACCCGGCGCCACGGGTGCAGTGGCACAAGGAACGTGGGGACCTGCCCTGGGGCAG GCATGAGGTGGACCGGGAGCACACGTTGCGCCTCTACGCCGTGACACCTGCCGACGCCGGCACCTACGTGTGTACAGCGCAGAGCCAGCTGggcaccgccgccgccaccgcccgcctCCGCGTGGAAG ACCAGCTGTCGCACCGGCAGGAGGCTGCGCCATGGGACCTGCTGGCTGTGCGGCTGCACCTGGATAATGGCACCATGCTGCCCACCGCCGCTGTCCGACTCCGCTGGCAG ATGCTTATGCCAGCACCGGTGCCGGTGGGCTACACGGTGCTGTAccgctgcctgctccctgccagcacctcctGGGTCCAACACAACGCAGGCAGGGAGCTCAGCGCCATCATCCCTGCGCTCCGCAGGGGCTACAAGTATGAGTTCAAGGTCCGACCCTATGCTGGAGGGACCCAGGGCTTGGACAGCAACAGCAGGTACCTCTGGATACCCGAGGAAG TGCCAAGCGCGGCGCCCCAGCACGTCACCGTGGGCCAGGCTGAGACAGGGAATGGCACCGTGGTCGTGAGCTGGGAGCCACCTCCTCCTGAGGCCCACAATGGCATCATCCGGGGCTACAAG GTCTGGTCAATGGGTGAGGACTGGCAGCACACCACCAACAGGACAGTGGACGAAGGCACCCGACACCTGGAGACTCTCCTCCCAAGCCCTGGGGCCGAATTCTGCGTCCAGGTGGCGGCTTTCaatggtgcagggctgggggttCCCAGCAATGCCACCTGCAGCGTCCTGG GGCTGACGGCGGGGAGCACCGGGGTGGAATGGGTGCTGCGGCAGCCCGCCATCATCGCAGCCGCTGGCTCGCTGCTCTGGTTGGCCTGgctcgccctcctcctcctcctctgccagcgCCTCAAGAGCCGGGACACCACACCTCACCGCAG GCTGGTGGCTGGTGACTTACCATGGCTCGGTGGCCCCTGGAAACCCGGCTGTGCCCCTGgaaacctcagcagcagcagcagtctcagCAACCGGCTCCTGGATAGTGACGGCAGGGACCCCCATCCCTCCA CCCTGTCCTTGGAGCCACCGAGCCTTGGCCCCCCCACACCACCCAACCACAGGGGGCAACCGCCGCCCCTTGGGGAGACAGGGTGCTGCAGtggggggcaccccggggtgcacACGTCGCCCAGCACCCCGAACCCAGCACCCTGGGAGTGCATCCACAAGCGAG AGCTGCACCAAGTGCACAGCACCCCGGTGCTCACGGGTGGCCCCGGCCACGTCCCCATCACCAGGAGCAGAGGCGAGTGGGAAACGGATTTTGGACTGGCAGCTGGGTGGCCTCAGCGAAGGGGACATGATGGTGACACCAACACCACCGTGACGGCCGGAGGGGACCGACGGCAGCCGCCGGTTTTCAGCTCCCCAAAACCACAGCGGGGCAGCGCCTCTCTGGCCTCTGCTGTCACCGGGTTACCGGTGACACCCCCAAGACCACCCCATGCATGGCACCCGCCAGTGACCCG GTCCCTGGCCACTGTGTGCCCCAGGGACACATCCCTGGTCATCAGGTGCCCCAAGGACATGTCCCCAGTCACTAGGATCCTCAGGGACACATCTCCAGCCACTCGGCATCCCAGGGACACATCCCCAGTCACTGAGAGCCCCAGGGATGTGTCACCGGTCACCAGACACCCTAGAGACATGTCCCTGCTCACTGAGCACCCCAAGGACATGTTCCTGGCCAGCAGGCACCCCAAGGATGTGTCAGCAGTCACCAGGCATCCCAGGGACATGTCACCGGCCACCCAGCCCCCCAGGGACCCATCACCAGCCACCAGGCACCAGAGGGATGCAATCTTGGCCACCAGGCACCCTGAGGACACCACCCTCGTCACCAGGTGCCTGAGGGACATGTCCCCGGTCACCAGGCACCCCAGGGATCCATCACCAGTGACCAAGCACCAGAGGGACATGTCTCCAACCAGCAGGCACCCAAGGGACACATCTGCAGTCACCAGGCACCCCAAGGAGAAGTCCCCAGCCACTGGGCACTGCAGGGACAAGTTCCTGGCCACCAGGTACCACAAGGACATGTCTCTGGTCACCAGGCACCCCAGGGACCCATTACCAGTGACCAGGCACCCAAGGGACACATTTCTGGCTACCAGATACCCAAAGGACATGTCACCCGTCACCAGGCATCCCAAGGACACATCCCCAGCCACCAGGCACCCCAGGGACACATCCCCACTCAGCAGGCACCCTGAGGACATGTCTCCGGTCCCCGGTCACCGCAAGGATGCATTCTTGGGCAGCAG GTACCCAAAGGACGTATCACCAGCCATGAGGCATCCCAAGGACACATCCTCAGCCACCAGGCCCCCAAGGGACACATCCCCAGTCACCAGGCACCCTGAAGAGATGTCCCCagtcactggtcaccagagagacaTGTTCTTGGGCAACAGGTACCCCAAGGACATGTCCCTGGTCACCAGGTACCCCAAGGACACGTTCCTAGCCACCAGGCACCCCAGGGATGTATCACTGGTGACCAGACACCCAAGGGACATGTTCCTGGCCACCAGGTACCCCAAGAACATGTCCCCAGCCACCAGTCACCCAAGGGACAGGTCACCGGTCACCAGGCCCCTCTCGCCGGCATTCAGCGACGGGGTCCTCACGCCGCAGCGGGTGGCTGAGGACCTGGAGATGGACCAGGACACCACCTGCCCCAG CCCTCCAGCACCAGCCACGCCACGGTCCTTCTCACCGCCACACACCTATGGCTACATCTATGGGCCACCAGCCTCcgagctgggggaggaggaggaggaggaagaggaagaggaggaagagcagccagCAACAAGGGGCTCGCCAGGGGGGTCGCTACTGAACGGCTGGGGGTCTGTCTCGGAGGACAACTTCGCCAGCGCCCGCTGCAGCTTGGTGAGCTCCTGCGATGGCTCCTTCCTCCTGGATGCCAGCTTTGCCCGGGCGCTGGCCATGGCCGTCGATGGCCTCTGCTTCAGCCTCGAGGACACTGATGGGGCCTATGGGG GTCCCTCACCGCCACCATCACCCTTGGAGGGGGTCTTCTTGCCCGCGGTCCCCATCCCCACCTGGGACTGGGGGACGGCACTGGAGGTCTCGTGGAGAGTCGGGACAGAGGTGGCCACGGGCATCCTGCAGCACG GTGGCCACAGGTCGGGGAGTGGCAGTCCCTGGGCCAGGGTGGGCGGCGAGCCGGGGACAGGAGGGACAGTGGCGTGGCAGTCCCCAGGGTGTAGGACACGGCAAGGCCAGAGTCCCTTCAGCTCAGCTAAAATCCAGCTTTATTAA
- the ROBO4 gene encoding roundabout homolog 4 isoform X5: MGRDQDFREEEGRLARAGMAGGWAMALGLGLCLTALRQGGCHPPGAATAPQTTAALRDNFRLQPGDLVATAGQALELDCVPPLGHPEPRVTWKKDGVTLDLAGDRYVVTNGKLRVAPAQRSDSGLYICVAANAAGERESRGARVSVLEKPTIVRRPSDAVAVAGSTVELGCGAQGDPAPRVQWHKERGDLPWGRHEVDREHTLRLYAVTPADAGTYVCTAQSQLGTAAATARLRVEDQLSHRQEAAPWDLLAVRLHLDNGTMLPTAAVRLRWQMLMPAPVPVGYTVLYRCLLPASTSWVQHNAGRELSAIIPALRRGYKYEFKVRPYAGGTQGLDSNSRYLWIPEEVPSAAPQHVTVGQAETGNGTVVVSWEPPPPEAHNGIIRGYKVWSMGEDWQHTTNRTVDEGTRHLETLLPSPGAEFCVQVAAFNGAGLGVPSNATCSVLGLTAGSTGVEWVLRQPAIIAAAGSLLWLAWLALLLLLCQRLKSRDTTPHRRLVAGDLPWLGGPWKPGCAPGNLSSSSSLSNRLLDSDGRDPHPSTLSLEPPSLGPPTPPNHRGQPPPLGETGCCSGGHPGVHTSPSTPNPAPWECIHKRELHQVHSTPVLTGGPGHVPITRSRGEWETDFGLAAGWPQRRGHDGDTNTTVTAGGDRRQPPVFSSPKPQRGSASLASAVTGLPVTPPRPPHAWHPPVTRSLATVCPRDTSLVIRCPKDMSPVTRILRDTSPATRHPRDTSPVTESPRDVSPVTRHPRDMSLLTEHPKDMFLASRHPKDVSAVTRHPRDMSPATQPPRDPSPATRHQRDAILATRHPEDTTLVTRCLRDMSPVTRHPRDPSPVTKHQRDMSPTSRHPRDTSAVTRHPKEKSPATGHCRDKFLATRYHKDMSLVTRHPRDPLPVTRHPRDTFLATRYPKDMSPVTRHPKDTSPATRHPRDTSPLSRHPEDMSPVPGHRKDAFLGSRYPKDVSPAMRHPKDTSSATRPPRDTSPVTRHPEEMSPVTGHQRDMFLGNRYPKNMSPATSHPRDRSPVTRPLSPAFSDGVLTPQRVAEDLEMDQDTTCPSPPAPATPRSFSPPHTYGYIYGPPASELGEEEEEEEEEEEEQPATRGSPGGSLLNGWGSVSEDNFASARCSLVSSCDGSFLLDASFARALAMAVDGLCFSLEDTDGAYGAGPSPPPSPLEGVFLPAVPIPTWDWGTALEVSWRVGTEVATGILQHGGHRSGSGSPWARVGGEPGTGGTVAWQSPGCRTRQGQSPFSSAKIQLY; this comes from the exons ATGGGGAGGGACCAGGATTttagggaggaagagggaaggctGGCCAGGGCTGGCATGGCGGGCGGCTGGGCGATGGCGCTGGGCTTGGGGCTCTGCCTCACCGCACTGCGCCAGGGAG GCTGCCACCCCCCTGGCGCAGCCACGGCACCCCAAACCACAGCCG CGCTGCGGGACAATTTCCGCCTGCAGCCGGGTGATTTGGTGGCCACAGCGGGGCAAGCATTGGAGCTGGATTGCGTCCCCCCCTTGGGGCACCCCGAACCCCGTGTCACCTGGAAGAAGGACGGGGTGACCTTGGACTTGGCGGGTGACAGGTATGTGGTCACCAACGGGAAGTTGCGGGTGGCACCGGCCCAACGGAGCGACTCCGGGCTCTACATCTGCGTGGCGGCCAACGCGGCGGGCGAGAGGGAGAGCCGGGGCGCCCGTGTCTCCGTCTTAG AGAAGCCAACCATCGTGCGGCGCCCAAGTGACGCCGTAGCGGTGGCCGGCAGCACCGTGGAGCTGGGCTGCGGCGCCCAAGGTGACCCGGCGCCACGGGTGCAGTGGCACAAGGAACGTGGGGACCTGCCCTGGGGCAG GCATGAGGTGGACCGGGAGCACACGTTGCGCCTCTACGCCGTGACACCTGCCGACGCCGGCACCTACGTGTGTACAGCGCAGAGCCAGCTGggcaccgccgccgccaccgcccgcctCCGCGTGGAAG ACCAGCTGTCGCACCGGCAGGAGGCTGCGCCATGGGACCTGCTGGCTGTGCGGCTGCACCTGGATAATGGCACCATGCTGCCCACCGCCGCTGTCCGACTCCGCTGGCAG ATGCTTATGCCAGCACCGGTGCCGGTGGGCTACACGGTGCTGTAccgctgcctgctccctgccagcacctcctGGGTCCAACACAACGCAGGCAGGGAGCTCAGCGCCATCATCCCTGCGCTCCGCAGGGGCTACAAGTATGAGTTCAAGGTCCGACCCTATGCTGGAGGGACCCAGGGCTTGGACAGCAACAGCAGGTACCTCTGGATACCCGAGGAAG TGCCAAGCGCGGCGCCCCAGCACGTCACCGTGGGCCAGGCTGAGACAGGGAATGGCACCGTGGTCGTGAGCTGGGAGCCACCTCCTCCTGAGGCCCACAATGGCATCATCCGGGGCTACAAG GTCTGGTCAATGGGTGAGGACTGGCAGCACACCACCAACAGGACAGTGGACGAAGGCACCCGACACCTGGAGACTCTCCTCCCAAGCCCTGGGGCCGAATTCTGCGTCCAGGTGGCGGCTTTCaatggtgcagggctgggggttCCCAGCAATGCCACCTGCAGCGTCCTGG GGCTGACGGCGGGGAGCACCGGGGTGGAATGGGTGCTGCGGCAGCCCGCCATCATCGCAGCCGCTGGCTCGCTGCTCTGGTTGGCCTGgctcgccctcctcctcctcctctgccagcgCCTCAAGAGCCGGGACACCACACCTCACCGCAG GCTGGTGGCTGGTGACTTACCATGGCTCGGTGGCCCCTGGAAACCCGGCTGTGCCCCTGgaaacctcagcagcagcagcagtctcagCAACCGGCTCCTGGATAGTGACGGCAGGGACCCCCATCCCTCCA CCCTGTCCTTGGAGCCACCGAGCCTTGGCCCCCCCACACCACCCAACCACAGGGGGCAACCGCCGCCCCTTGGGGAGACAGGGTGCTGCAGtggggggcaccccggggtgcacACGTCGCCCAGCACCCCGAACCCAGCACCCTGGGAGTGCATCCACAAGCGAG AGCTGCACCAAGTGCACAGCACCCCGGTGCTCACGGGTGGCCCCGGCCACGTCCCCATCACCAGGAGCAGAGGCGAGTGGGAAACGGATTTTGGACTGGCAGCTGGGTGGCCTCAGCGAAGGGGACATGATGGTGACACCAACACCACCGTGACGGCCGGAGGGGACCGACGGCAGCCGCCGGTTTTCAGCTCCCCAAAACCACAGCGGGGCAGCGCCTCTCTGGCCTCTGCTGTCACCGGGTTACCGGTGACACCCCCAAGACCACCCCATGCATGGCACCCGCCAGTGACCCG GTCCCTGGCCACTGTGTGCCCCAGGGACACATCCCTGGTCATCAGGTGCCCCAAGGACATGTCCCCAGTCACTAGGATCCTCAGGGACACATCTCCAGCCACTCGGCATCCCAGGGACACATCCCCAGTCACTGAGAGCCCCAGGGATGTGTCACCGGTCACCAGACACCCTAGAGACATGTCCCTGCTCACTGAGCACCCCAAGGACATGTTCCTGGCCAGCAGGCACCCCAAGGATGTGTCAGCAGTCACCAGGCATCCCAGGGACATGTCACCGGCCACCCAGCCCCCCAGGGACCCATCACCAGCCACCAGGCACCAGAGGGATGCAATCTTGGCCACCAGGCACCCTGAGGACACCACCCTCGTCACCAGGTGCCTGAGGGACATGTCCCCGGTCACCAGGCACCCCAGGGATCCATCACCAGTGACCAAGCACCAGAGGGACATGTCTCCAACCAGCAGGCACCCAAGGGACACATCTGCAGTCACCAGGCACCCCAAGGAGAAGTCCCCAGCCACTGGGCACTGCAGGGACAAGTTCCTGGCCACCAGGTACCACAAGGACATGTCTCTGGTCACCAGGCACCCCAGGGACCCATTACCAGTGACCAGGCACCCAAGGGACACATTTCTGGCTACCAGATACCCAAAGGACATGTCACCCGTCACCAGGCATCCCAAGGACACATCCCCAGCCACCAGGCACCCCAGGGACACATCCCCACTCAGCAGGCACCCTGAGGACATGTCTCCGGTCCCCGGTCACCGCAAGGATGCATTCTTGGGCAGCAG GTACCCAAAGGACGTATCACCAGCCATGAGGCATCCCAAGGACACATCCTCAGCCACCAGGCCCCCAAGGGACACATCCCCAGTCACCAGGCACCCTGAAGAGATGTCCCCagtcactggtcaccagagagacaTGTTCTTGGGCAACAG GTACCCCAAGAACATGTCCCCAGCCACCAGTCACCCAAGGGACAGGTCACCGGTCACCAGGCCCCTCTCGCCGGCATTCAGCGACGGGGTCCTCACGCCGCAGCGGGTGGCTGAGGACCTGGAGATGGACCAGGACACCACCTGCCCCAG CCCTCCAGCACCAGCCACGCCACGGTCCTTCTCACCGCCACACACCTATGGCTACATCTATGGGCCACCAGCCTCcgagctgggggaggaggaggaggaggaagaggaagaggaggaagagcagccagCAACAAGGGGCTCGCCAGGGGGGTCGCTACTGAACGGCTGGGGGTCTGTCTCGGAGGACAACTTCGCCAGCGCCCGCTGCAGCTTGGTGAGCTCCTGCGATGGCTCCTTCCTCCTGGATGCCAGCTTTGCCCGGGCGCTGGCCATGGCCGTCGATGGCCTCTGCTTCAGCCTCGAGGACACTGATGGGGCCTATGGGG CAGGTCCCTCACCGCCACCATCACCCTTGGAGGGGGTCTTCTTGCCCGCGGTCCCCATCCCCACCTGGGACTGGGGGACGGCACTGGAGGTCTCGTGGAGAGTCGGGACAGAGGTGGCCACGGGCATCCTGCAGCACG GTGGCCACAGGTCGGGGAGTGGCAGTCCCTGGGCCAGGGTGGGCGGCGAGCCGGGGACAGGAGGGACAGTGGCGTGGCAGTCCCCAGGGTGTAGGACACGGCAAGGCCAGAGTCCCTTCAGCTCAGCTAAAATCCAGCTTTATTAA